One window of the Epinephelus moara isolate mb chromosome 22, YSFRI_EMoa_1.0, whole genome shotgun sequence genome contains the following:
- the LOC126384452 gene encoding probable histone deacetylase 1-B: MALSQGTKKKVCYYYDGDVGNYYYGQGHPMKPHRIRMTHNLLLNYGLYRKMEIYRPHKASGEEMTKYHSDDYIKFLRSIRPDNMSEYSKQMQRFNVGEDCPVFDGLFEFCQLSTGGSVAGALKLNKQQTDIAINWAGGLHHAKKSEASGFCYVNDIVLAILELLKYHQRVLYIDIDIHHGDGVEEAFYTTDRVMTVSFHKYGEYFPGTGDLRDIGAGKGKYYAVNYPLRDGIDDESYEAIFKPIMAKVMEMYQPSAVVLQCGADSLSGDRLGCFNLTIKGINYDQIMK; the protein is encoded by the exons GGGATGTTGGGAACTACTACTACGGCCAGGGCCATCCCATGAAACCCCACAGGATCCGCATGACACACAACCTCCTTCTCAACTATGGGCTGTACAGGAAAATGGAGATCTAT AGACCGCACAAAGCCAGTGGTGAAGAGATGACAAAGTACCACAGCGATGACTACATTAAGTTCCTGAGGTCCATTCGACCAGACAACATGTCTGAGTACAGCAAACAGATGCAGAGAT TCAATGTCGGAGAGGACTGCCCAGTGTTCGATGGTCTGTTTGAGTTTTGCCAGCTTTCAACAGGTGGATCTGTCG CCGGGGCACTGAAGTTAaacaagcagcagacagacatcGCCATCAACTGGGCCGGCGGACTCCACCACGCCAAGAAGTCTGAGGCCTCGGGTTTCTGCTACGTCAACGACATCGTCCTGGCCATCCTTGAGCTACTCAA ATACCACCAGAGGGTGTTATACATAGACATTGACATCCACCACGGTGATGGAGTGGAGGAGGCGTTCTACACCACAGACAGGGTCATGACTGTCTCTTTTCACAAATATGGGGAATACTTCCCCGGCACTGGAGACCTGAGG GACATCGGAGCTGGGAAGGGCAAGTACTATGCAGTAAACTACCCGCTCAGAGACGGTATCGATGATGAGTCCTATGAAGCCATCTTCAAACCT atcATGGCTAAAGTTATGGAGATGTACCAGCCAAGTGCAGTCGTGCTCCAGTGTGGAGCAGATTCTCTTTCTGGAGACAGACTGGGCTGCTTCAACCTCACCATCAAAGGTATAAACTATGatcaaataatgaagtga